The Ensifer adhaerens genome contains a region encoding:
- a CDS encoding YeeE/YedE family protein: protein MNSALLRLAATLVSGVVFGFGLSLSGMLDPARVRAFLDITGNWNPSLAVVLGGAVFVSALGVLATRRLKHPLFDGAFHLPNNQVIDRRLIVGSAIFGVGWGLVGLCPGPALASLSLGLPATVLFVVAMLAGMLVHDRLVDRKLPRQTSAGAGADTRLSQPR, encoded by the coding sequence ATGAACAGCGCCTTGCTCCGCCTTGCCGCGACGCTCGTCTCCGGCGTCGTATTCGGGTTCGGTCTTTCGCTGTCGGGAATGCTCGATCCGGCCCGCGTGCGGGCTTTTCTTGACATAACCGGCAACTGGAACCCAAGCCTTGCCGTCGTGCTCGGCGGCGCTGTCTTCGTTTCGGCGCTCGGAGTTCTGGCGACGCGCCGGTTGAAACATCCGCTGTTCGACGGGGCCTTTCATCTGCCCAACAATCAGGTCATCGACCGGCGACTGATCGTCGGCTCGGCGATCTTCGGCGTCGGCTGGGGGTTGGTCGGGCTTTGCCCGGGCCCGGCGCTCGCCTCGCTGTCGCTTGGCTTGCCGGCAACGGTCCTCTTCGTGGTGGCAATGCTGGCCGGTATGCTGGTCCATGACCGGCTGGTTGACCGCAAGCTCCCGAGGCAGACATCGGCCGGAGCGGGCGCCGATACGCGACTGTCTCAGCCTCGTTGA
- a CDS encoding retropepsin-like aspartic protease family protein, protein MTRLAILLSILAIGLILLIINHDTGRTMGLANDQFGQLVSLGAIATLIGAGILQSRHRFGEGLRQIAIWLFVVLALVSAYVYRFELEGFGNRLLAGLIPGRATIITDSEGQQEVVLQKMLNGHFETTATVDGKDISMLVDTGASNIALTYEDAEKIGLDPANLNFIVTVMTANGRAQAAPVMLQEISIGPITRRNIGATVAAKGKLDQSLLGMSFLSTLEMLQMRTDELRLRD, encoded by the coding sequence ATGACCCGTCTTGCCATCCTGCTCTCGATCCTGGCCATCGGCCTCATCCTGCTGATCATCAACCACGACACCGGCCGCACCATGGGGCTTGCCAATGACCAGTTCGGGCAACTGGTCTCGCTCGGCGCCATCGCCACGCTGATCGGCGCCGGCATCCTGCAGAGCCGCCACCGCTTCGGCGAAGGCCTGCGTCAGATCGCCATCTGGCTCTTCGTCGTTCTGGCGCTGGTCTCGGCCTATGTCTACCGCTTCGAGTTGGAGGGCTTCGGTAACCGCCTGCTCGCCGGCCTCATCCCCGGCCGCGCCACCATCATCACTGACAGCGAGGGACAGCAGGAAGTGGTGCTGCAGAAGATGCTGAACGGTCATTTCGAGACCACTGCGACGGTCGACGGCAAGGACATCAGCATGCTGGTCGATACCGGCGCCAGCAACATCGCGCTCACCTATGAAGATGCGGAAAAGATCGGCCTCGACCCGGCCAACCTCAACTTTATCGTCACGGTCATGACAGCCAATGGCCGGGCCCAGGCAGCCCCCGTGATGCTTCAGGAGATCTCGATCGGCCCGATCACCCGCCGCAACATCGGCGCAACGGTCGCAGCCAAGGGCAAGCTCGATCAGAGCCTGCTCGGCATGAGCTTCCTGTCGACGCTGGAGATGCTGCAGATGCGTACCGACGAGCTGCGTCTGCGCGACTGA
- a CDS encoding ArsR/SmtB family transcription factor, with protein sequence MGTVMQFPGMRSDMAVHAAEVSKILRTLANRNRLLIVSALLEGEHSVAALEEMLGIRQPTLSQQLTVLRDAGIVATRRQAKQVFYRLSHDKVARLVGSLYQIFCRDGSKA encoded by the coding sequence ATGGGAACGGTCATGCAATTTCCGGGGATGCGCAGCGATATGGCTGTGCATGCCGCCGAAGTTTCTAAAATCCTCAGGACACTTGCCAACCGCAACAGGTTGCTGATCGTGAGCGCGCTGCTCGAAGGCGAGCATTCTGTCGCGGCGCTCGAGGAAATGCTGGGCATTCGCCAGCCCACGCTTTCACAGCAATTGACGGTGTTGCGGGATGCCGGCATTGTCGCGACCCGTCGGCAGGCCAAGCAGGTTTTCTATCGGCTCAGCCACGACAAGGTGGCGCGCCTCGTCGGCTCGCTCTATCAGATTTTCTGTCGGGATGGTTCAAAAGCATGA
- a CDS encoding YeeE/YedE family protein has product MNEYGNALVGGLLIGLSAAILMVANGRVAGISGIAGRLLQGVQASSGALFVLGLIAGPALYRLIFDAWPSVTVTASWPLLVVGGLLVGFGSRMGSGCTSGHGVVGLARLSRRSIAAVATFMGAAIVTVFLAGFFA; this is encoded by the coding sequence ATGAATGAATACGGGAATGCGCTGGTAGGCGGGCTGTTGATTGGCCTGTCGGCGGCGATCCTGATGGTGGCCAATGGCCGGGTGGCCGGCATCAGTGGCATCGCAGGGCGGCTGCTGCAGGGCGTACAGGCTTCGTCGGGCGCATTGTTCGTACTGGGGCTGATTGCCGGACCGGCGTTGTACCGCCTCATTTTCGATGCCTGGCCGTCGGTGACTGTGACGGCCTCCTGGCCGCTTCTCGTGGTTGGGGGCCTGCTGGTGGGCTTCGGTTCGCGCATGGGCTCGGGCTGCACCAGCGGTCATGGCGTTGTCGGGCTTGCAAGGCTGTCGCGCCGCTCGATCGCCGCGGTCGCCACTTTCATGGGAGCGGCGATCGTCACGGTCTTCCTTGCGGGTTTCTTCGCATGA
- a CDS encoding methyl-accepting chemotaxis protein → MKKFRISARLYALVAFALLTMAAALTFGLLQAQEKLVGERKAMLAAMDENAIAVFDAYHKLEVAGTLPREEAQKRALEAIKAMRYQGSGYFWVNDMHPTMIMHPIKPELDGKDLTENKDPNGKQLFVEFVKTVEKSGQGFVDYYWPKPGADAPVLKYSHVAGFKPWGWVVGTGVYADDLAAMFRDRAWQVAGILAAAALAILMAALAIVRSVVKPVEKLKASMRAIADEDLSSEVPETDRGDEIGQMAKVLVVLRDSVRERLVLRSREAEQQERLSSERRGNEQRQRATAEAQAETMETVGAALELLASGDLTAEISHIAPEYGKLRDDFNTAVAALRDVIGSISHSTEIVTASAGDISEAANNLSRRTEQQAAALEETAAALDEITSTVRHASERANEAREMVDRTRTSAAKSGGIVRNAIDAMGRIESSSGRIGQIIGVIDEIAFQTNLLALNAGVEAARAGEAGRGFAVVAQEVRELAQRSAGAAKEIKELIGASVREVGAGVDLVRSTGEALAEIEAQVNRVNEQVASIATAAREQATGLQEVNVAVNSMDQMTQQNAAMVEETTAASQTLAAESRELKSLLTKFRLQPSGSHAGYGRAA, encoded by the coding sequence ATGAAGAAATTCAGGATTTCGGCGCGTCTCTACGCGCTGGTGGCATTCGCGCTTTTGACCATGGCGGCGGCGCTGACCTTCGGTCTGTTGCAGGCGCAGGAAAAGCTCGTCGGCGAACGAAAGGCGATGCTTGCGGCGATGGACGAGAACGCGATCGCCGTGTTCGACGCCTATCACAAGCTGGAAGTGGCCGGCACGCTGCCGCGCGAGGAGGCGCAGAAGCGCGCGCTCGAAGCGATCAAGGCGATGCGCTACCAGGGCAGCGGCTATTTCTGGGTCAACGACATGCATCCGACCATGATCATGCATCCGATCAAGCCGGAGCTCGACGGCAAGGACCTCACCGAAAACAAGGATCCCAACGGCAAGCAGCTCTTCGTAGAGTTCGTAAAGACCGTCGAAAAGAGCGGCCAGGGTTTCGTCGACTATTACTGGCCGAAGCCCGGTGCCGACGCGCCGGTGCTGAAGTATTCGCACGTTGCCGGCTTCAAGCCCTGGGGCTGGGTGGTCGGGACCGGCGTCTATGCCGACGACCTGGCGGCGATGTTCCGCGACCGCGCCTGGCAGGTTGCCGGCATTCTTGCCGCCGCCGCTCTTGCCATCCTGATGGCGGCACTGGCGATCGTGCGCAGCGTCGTCAAGCCGGTCGAAAAGCTGAAGGCCTCGATGCGGGCGATCGCCGACGAAGATCTGTCTTCGGAGGTGCCGGAAACCGACCGTGGCGACGAGATCGGCCAGATGGCCAAGGTCCTCGTTGTCCTGCGTGACTCGGTGCGCGAACGGCTGGTGTTGCGCTCGCGTGAGGCAGAACAGCAGGAGCGACTGAGTTCCGAGCGGCGCGGCAACGAGCAGCGCCAGCGGGCGACGGCTGAGGCGCAGGCCGAGACGATGGAAACCGTTGGTGCGGCGCTCGAACTCCTGGCGAGTGGCGACCTCACCGCCGAGATCAGCCATATCGCGCCGGAATACGGCAAGCTGCGGGACGACTTCAACACGGCCGTCGCAGCCCTTCGTGATGTCATCGGCTCGATCTCGCATTCGACCGAGATCGTCACCGCCAGCGCCGGCGATATTTCCGAAGCGGCAAACAATCTTTCCCGCCGGACGGAGCAGCAGGCAGCCGCCCTTGAAGAGACGGCCGCGGCATTGGACGAAATCACCTCGACGGTTCGCCATGCCTCCGAACGGGCAAACGAAGCGCGTGAGATGGTCGACCGGACCAGGACCAGCGCCGCAAAGTCCGGCGGCATCGTGCGCAATGCCATCGACGCCATGGGGCGGATCGAAAGCTCGTCCGGTCGCATCGGCCAGATCATCGGCGTCATCGACGAGATCGCCTTCCAAACGAATCTGCTGGCGCTCAACGCCGGGGTCGAGGCAGCGCGCGCCGGCGAGGCGGGCCGCGGCTTTGCCGTCGTCGCACAGGAAGTGCGCGAGTTGGCGCAGCGTTCGGCCGGAGCCGCCAAGGAGATCAAGGAACTGATCGGCGCCTCGGTGCGCGAGGTCGGCGCCGGCGTCGATCTGGTTCGCTCCACAGGCGAGGCGCTCGCGGAGATCGAGGCGCAGGTCAACCGGGTCAACGAGCAGGTGGCCTCGATCGCCACGGCCGCGCGGGAGCAGGCGACCGGGCTGCAGGAGGTCAATGTCGCCGTCAACAGCATGGACCAGATGACCCAGCAGAACGCGGCGATGGTGGAGGAAACCACGGCGGCGAGCCAGACGCTGGCGGCCGAAAGCCGCGAGCTGAAGTCGCTGCTGACGAAGTTCCGGCTGCAGCCTTCAGGCTCGCACGCGGGTTACGGCCGCGCCGCCTGA
- a CDS encoding adenosylcobinamide-GDP ribazoletransferase: MGFVGDFCDDVARSIGFLSRIPMPARHFEGYDGRLSRAVRAFPFAGLAIALPSAAVAMALMALQVSSLFAAFVVVAIQALVTGALHEDGLGDTADGFGGGRDREAALAIMKDSRIGTYAAVALILSFGLRVSAFASILPLFSPLGAAMAILGAACLSRAAMVWHWSSLPPARSSGVAASAGEPEPAATRFALAFGLLVAMLLFYLAQVPALGVIAALVAFLATVKGFARLAMRKIGGQTGDTIGATQQLTEIAVLGALALTV; the protein is encoded by the coding sequence ATGGGCTTCGTTGGCGATTTCTGTGACGATGTGGCGCGGTCGATCGGCTTTCTCAGCCGCATCCCGATGCCTGCGCGTCATTTCGAAGGTTATGACGGGCGCTTGAGCCGTGCCGTGCGCGCCTTCCCGTTCGCCGGCCTGGCGATCGCACTGCCATCGGCGGCCGTCGCCATGGCCCTCATGGCGCTGCAGGTGAGCTCGCTCTTTGCCGCCTTTGTCGTCGTCGCCATCCAGGCGCTTGTCACCGGCGCACTGCACGAAGACGGGCTTGGCGACACGGCCGATGGCTTTGGCGGCGGTCGCGACCGCGAAGCGGCGCTTGCGATCATGAAGGACAGCCGCATCGGCACCTATGCGGCCGTCGCCCTCATCCTCTCCTTCGGCCTGCGCGTCTCGGCGTTCGCCTCGATCCTGCCGCTCTTTTCGCCGCTGGGCGCCGCCATGGCGATCCTTGGCGCAGCGTGCCTCAGCCGCGCCGCCATGGTCTGGCACTGGTCGTCGCTTCCGCCGGCGCGCAGCAGCGGCGTCGCGGCCTCGGCTGGCGAGCCGGAACCGGCGGCCACGCGCTTCGCGCTTGCCTTCGGACTTCTTGTCGCAATGCTGCTCTTCTATCTCGCGCAGGTCCCGGCGCTCGGCGTCATCGCGGCGCTCGTCGCATTCCTTGCCACGGTCAAGGGCTTCGCTCGGCTGGCGATGCGCAAGATCGGCGGACAAACGGGCGACACGATCGGGGCGACGCAGCAACTGACCGAAATCGCCGTGCTCGGTGCCCTTGCGCTGACGGTTTGA
- a CDS encoding DUF1289 domain-containing protein, with protein sequence MESPCILVCSIDDKTGYCFGCGRTRDEVGRWTLYTDAERRAIMSALPARLETVERKPRRETRRTRMARERGEA encoded by the coding sequence ATGGAATCTCCCTGCATTCTCGTCTGTTCGATCGATGACAAGACCGGCTACTGTTTCGGCTGCGGCCGTACCCGCGACGAAGTCGGACGCTGGACGCTCTATACCGATGCCGAACGCCGCGCGATCATGAGCGCGTTGCCTGCACGGCTTGAGACCGTCGAACGCAAGCCGCGGCGCGAAACCCGACGCACGCGCATGGCGAGGGAACGCGGCGAAGCATGA
- a CDS encoding extensin family protein: protein MAYVTRLHRPLTALVLSFSLVTCSTDDALSPPGRIDGGARVGSIGPVPVDAVPAQEVAAYPAATQRSTFQTNPQHAAPQQTRRALPMLDSDEAVATGAQPASAGSSAIPQEGVNMDAMLGVEQPVVGLAEEQSNDIAEGNASQPVVGGIGDENVRQLGGANSAAPAEANLGYDPDLPPLSPDKMAGEQAQRARAMEQQRLQRTQEPQQVAFLPRANNPMSTPEYTGAMPGSEIACRQRLKKLGVTFRDIPRISNGPSCGIDYPIELSGLSGGIGVKPAVKLNCEVTEAFAKWVKYELAPSSRYRYWSGIKTIKPLGGYSCRTMNSRRGNPMSEHARGNAIDVGKFVLKNGKEIDVRKKGFFAFREKALLKAVRSDSCKYFNTVLGPGSDPFHKDHFHFDLRTRKTGYRHCD from the coding sequence ATGGCCTATGTTACTCGTCTCCATCGCCCGCTGACGGCGCTCGTTCTTTCGTTTTCGCTCGTCACCTGCTCGACCGATGACGCGCTTTCGCCGCCCGGCCGCATCGATGGCGGGGCGCGGGTCGGGTCGATCGGGCCGGTTCCTGTCGATGCCGTGCCGGCACAGGAGGTGGCCGCCTATCCGGCCGCCACGCAGCGTTCGACCTTCCAGACCAATCCGCAGCACGCGGCGCCTCAGCAGACGCGCCGCGCGCTTCCGATGCTCGATAGCGACGAGGCGGTGGCGACGGGCGCGCAGCCGGCAAGCGCCGGCTCGAGCGCTATTCCCCAAGAGGGCGTCAACATGGATGCGATGCTCGGCGTGGAGCAGCCGGTGGTGGGGCTTGCGGAGGAGCAGAGCAACGACATTGCCGAGGGCAATGCCAGCCAGCCGGTGGTCGGCGGCATTGGTGACGAGAATGTGCGCCAACTCGGCGGCGCAAACAGCGCCGCGCCGGCCGAAGCGAACCTTGGCTATGACCCGGATCTGCCGCCGCTGTCGCCGGACAAGATGGCCGGCGAACAGGCGCAGCGCGCCCGCGCCATGGAACAGCAGCGCCTTCAGCGCACGCAGGAGCCGCAGCAGGTCGCCTTCCTGCCGCGCGCCAACAATCCGATGTCGACGCCCGAATATACCGGCGCGATGCCCGGTTCCGAGATTGCTTGCCGCCAGCGCCTGAAAAAGCTCGGCGTCACCTTCCGCGACATTCCGCGCATCAGCAACGGTCCGTCCTGCGGCATCGACTATCCGATCGAACTCAGCGGGCTGTCCGGCGGCATCGGTGTGAAGCCGGCGGTCAAGCTCAATTGCGAGGTGACCGAGGCTTTCGCGAAGTGGGTGAAGTACGAACTCGCCCCGTCGTCACGCTACCGCTACTGGTCCGGCATCAAGACGATCAAACCGCTTGGCGGCTACTCCTGCCGTACGATGAATTCGCGTCGCGGCAATCCGATGTCGGAACATGCGCGCGGCAACGCCATCGATGTCGGCAAGTTCGTGCTGAAGAACGGCAAGGAAATCGACGTGCGCAAGAAGGGCTTCTTCGCCTTCCGCGAGAAGGCGTTGCTGAAGGCCGTGCGTTCCGACAGCTGCAAGTACTTCAACACCGTACTCGGCCCGGGCAGCGACCCGTTCCACAAGGACCATTTCCACTTCGACCTGAGGACGCGCAAGACCGGTTATCGGCACTGCGATTAG
- a CDS encoding acyl-CoA thioesterase has translation MTEQTRPTGELTLRTLAMPGDANAAGDIFGGWVMAQMDLSCGIRAAERARGRVVTAAVKEMAFALPVKIGDTLCIYTDVLKVGRTSMTLKVEAWAQRYLSHLMEKVTDAIFVMVALDENGKPKPVPAEE, from the coding sequence ATGACCGAACAGACGAGACCGACCGGCGAACTCACCTTGCGCACGCTCGCCATGCCGGGCGATGCCAATGCGGCGGGCGACATCTTCGGCGGCTGGGTGATGGCGCAGATGGACCTGTCCTGCGGCATCCGCGCGGCAGAACGCGCCCGCGGCCGCGTCGTGACGGCGGCTGTCAAGGAAATGGCCTTCGCGCTGCCCGTCAAGATCGGCGACACGCTCTGCATCTATACGGACGTGCTCAAGGTTGGCCGCACCTCGATGACGCTCAAGGTCGAAGCCTGGGCGCAGCGTTATCTCTCGCATCTGATGGAAAAGGTGACGGACGCGATCTTCGTGATGGTCGCGCTCGACGAGAACGGCAAACCGAAGCCGGTGCCGGCGGAAGAATAG
- a CDS encoding TerC family protein, translating into MEIFTAAGLAALLQVIVIDLVLAGDNAVVIGLAAAGLPTDQRKKVILVGIIAATVLRIALASVTVQLLEIIGLLLAGGILLLWVCWKMWREIREQQAANAAGESGQGSEAPRKTFMQAAIQIVVADVSMSLDNVLAVAGAAREHPTILVIGLALSIAMMGIAAGFIARLLNRYHWIAYIGLVIILYVALDMIYRGAVEVWPHLAPAVAAVM; encoded by the coding sequence ATGGAAATCTTTACCGCTGCCGGCCTGGCGGCGCTTCTTCAAGTCATCGTCATTGACCTCGTTCTCGCCGGCGACAACGCCGTCGTGATTGGTCTTGCCGCCGCTGGCCTGCCGACGGACCAACGCAAGAAGGTCATTCTCGTCGGCATCATCGCCGCCACGGTGCTGCGCATCGCGCTCGCCAGCGTCACGGTGCAACTGCTCGAAATCATCGGCCTGCTGCTCGCCGGCGGCATCCTGCTGCTTTGGGTCTGCTGGAAGATGTGGCGAGAAATTCGCGAACAGCAGGCAGCAAACGCTGCGGGCGAAAGCGGACAAGGCTCCGAGGCGCCCAGGAAAACCTTCATGCAGGCGGCCATCCAGATAGTCGTCGCCGACGTCTCGATGTCGCTCGACAACGTGCTCGCTGTTGCCGGCGCTGCCCGCGAACATCCGACGATCCTGGTAATCGGCCTTGCGCTTTCGATCGCCATGATGGGCATCGCCGCCGGCTTTATCGCCCGGCTGCTCAACCGCTATCACTGGATCGCCTATATCGGTCTCGTGATCATCCTCTATGTCGCGCTCGACATGATCTATCGCGGCGCAGTCGAGGTCTGGCCGCATCTGGCCCCGGCCGTGGCGGCGGTGATGTAG
- a CDS encoding ABC transporter permease — MNIEAIKSIYFFEMARTRRTLLQSVVSPVISTSLYFIVFGAAIGGRIQEIDGVSYGAFITPGLMMLTLLTQCIGNGSFGIYFPKFTGTIYEVLSSPVSMVEIVLGYVGAAATKGMMIGTIILLTASLFVDLTIAHPFVMVFFFVLTAISFSLFGFIIGIWAKDFEQLNLIPMLVIPPLVFLGGSFYSVKMLPPFWQAVSHFNPVLYLISGFRWSFFEVSDVNPIFSAVIIIAFLTVCMSVLAWIFRTGYRLRN, encoded by the coding sequence ATGAACATCGAAGCGATCAAATCGATTTATTTCTTCGAGATGGCCCGCACACGCCGCACACTTCTGCAGAGCGTGGTGTCGCCCGTTATCTCCACGTCGCTCTATTTCATCGTCTTCGGCGCGGCGATCGGCGGCCGCATCCAGGAGATCGACGGCGTTTCCTATGGCGCCTTCATCACGCCCGGCCTGATGATGCTGACGCTTCTGACCCAGTGCATCGGCAACGGGTCCTTCGGCATCTATTTCCCGAAATTCACCGGCACGATCTACGAGGTGCTTTCCTCGCCGGTCTCGATGGTGGAGATCGTGCTCGGCTATGTCGGCGCCGCGGCGACCAAGGGGATGATGATCGGCACGATCATTCTCCTGACGGCATCGCTCTTCGTCGATCTGACGATCGCTCATCCCTTCGTCATGGTCTTCTTCTTCGTGCTGACGGCGATTTCCTTCAGCCTGTTCGGCTTCATCATCGGCATCTGGGCCAAGGATTTCGAGCAACTGAACCTGATCCCCATGCTGGTGATCCCGCCGCTCGTCTTCCTCGGCGGCAGCTTCTATTCGGTGAAGATGCTGCCGCCCTTCTGGCAGGCCGTCAGCCATTTCAACCCGGTGCTGTACCTCATCAGCGGTTTCCGCTGGAGCTTCTTCGAGGTGTCGGACGTCAACCCGATCTTCAGCGCGGTGATCATCATTGCCTTCCTGACTGTCTGCATGTCGGTGCTCGCCTGGATCTTCCGCACCGGCTACCGCCTGCGTAACTGA
- a CDS encoding Kazal-type serine protease inhibitor family protein translates to MALLKLLLTRPIALMMLALGFLSACTVVVDEPRPGPRPTRPQACTMEYAPVCGERGNRMRSFPNSCQARADGFNVIHRGECRPDYRPPDREPQACTMEYNPVCGQRGRRTQTFSNACQARSEGFQVIGRGECRREDDRPSEGQFCTREYAPVCGQRGSRIETFSNACEAGGAGFQIVHRGECR, encoded by the coding sequence ATGGCACTTCTCAAACTACTTCTGACCCGGCCGATCGCGCTCATGATGCTGGCGCTCGGGTTTCTTTCCGCCTGTACCGTCGTCGTCGACGAGCCGCGGCCGGGGCCGAGGCCCACGCGCCCGCAGGCCTGCACGATGGAATATGCGCCGGTTTGTGGCGAGCGCGGCAATCGTATGCGCAGCTTCCCGAACTCCTGCCAGGCGCGCGCCGACGGCTTCAACGTCATCCACCGCGGCGAGTGCCGTCCGGACTATCGCCCGCCGGATCGCGAGCCGCAGGCCTGCACGATGGAATACAATCCGGTGTGTGGCCAGCGCGGCCGCCGCACGCAGACCTTCTCGAACGCCTGCCAGGCGCGTTCCGAGGGCTTCCAGGTGATCGGCCGCGGCGAATGCCGCAGGGAGGACGACCGTCCATCCGAGGGCCAGTTCTGCACCCGCGAATATGCCCCGGTCTGCGGCCAGCGTGGCAGCCGCATCGAAACCTTCTCCAACGCCTGCGAGGCGGGTGGTGCCGGTTTCCAGATCGTCCATCGCGGCGAGTGCCGCTAA
- the cobT gene encoding nicotinate-nucleotide--dimethylbenzimidazole phosphoribosyltransferase, translating into MSASGLPFDDFRELLRNLPGPDAAALVAARERDAQLTKPPGALGRLEEIAFWLAAWTGKAPVVNRPLVAIFAGNHGVTRQGVTPFPSSVTAQMVENFAAGGAAINQICVSHDLGLKVFDLALEYPTGDITEEAALSERDCAATMAFGMEAIAGGTDLLCIGEMGIGNTTIAAAINLGLYGGTAEEWVGPGTGSEGEVLKRKIAAVEKAVALHRDHLSDPLELMRRLGGREIAAMAGAILAARVQKVPVIIDGYVATAAASILKAANPSALDHCLIGHVSGEPGHLRAIEKLGKTPLLALGMRLGEGTGAALAAGIVKAAAACHSGMATFAQAGVSNKE; encoded by the coding sequence ATGAGTGCCAGCGGCCTGCCGTTTGATGATTTTCGCGAATTGTTGCGCAACCTGCCGGGCCCGGATGCGGCAGCCCTCGTTGCCGCGCGGGAGCGGGACGCCCAGCTGACGAAGCCGCCGGGCGCGCTCGGCCGCCTCGAGGAAATCGCCTTCTGGCTCGCCGCCTGGACGGGCAAGGCGCCGGTGGTCAACCGGCCGCTGGTGGCGATCTTTGCCGGCAACCACGGCGTCACCCGCCAGGGGGTGACCCCGTTCCCGTCATCCGTCACCGCACAGATGGTCGAGAATTTTGCCGCCGGTGGCGCTGCGATCAACCAGATCTGCGTCAGCCACGACCTCGGGCTGAAGGTCTTCGACCTCGCACTCGAATACCCGACCGGTGATATCACCGAGGAAGCCGCGCTGTCCGAGCGCGATTGCGCCGCGACCATGGCCTTTGGCATGGAGGCGATTGCCGGCGGCACGGATCTTCTGTGCATCGGCGAAATGGGCATCGGCAACACCACGATCGCGGCCGCGATCAATCTCGGCCTTTATGGTGGCACGGCCGAAGAATGGGTCGGTCCGGGTACCGGCTCCGAGGGCGAGGTGCTGAAGCGCAAGATCGCCGCGGTCGAAAAGGCCGTGGCGCTGCATCGCGATCACCTGTCCGATCCGCTCGAACTGATGCGTCGCCTCGGCGGTCGTGAGATCGCGGCCATGGCTGGCGCCATCCTGGCCGCCCGCGTCCAGAAGGTACCTGTCATCATCGACGGCTACGTGGCGACCGCTGCGGCTTCGATCCTGAAGGCGGCCAACCCGTCGGCCCTCGACCATTGCCTGATCGGCCATGTTTCGGGCGAACCGGGGCATCTGCGCGCGATCGAGAAGCTCGGCAAGACGCCGCTGCTGGCACTCGGCATGCGGCTTGGCGAAGGCACGGGCGCGGCCCTTGCCGCCGGTATCGTCAAGGCGGCGGCCGCTTGCCACAGCGGCATGGCGACCTTTGCCCAGGCCGGCGTCAGCAACAAGGAATAG
- a CDS encoding ABC transporter ATP-binding protein — MAPIVSVSNLSKTYASGFKALKGVSLDIEEGEILALLGPNGAGKTTLISIICGIVNPSGGTVMVGGHDVVRDFRETRAMIGLVPQELTTDAFETVWNTVTFSRGLHGKKPNPAHIEKVLKDLSLWDKKDNMLRELSGGMKRRVLIAKALSHEPRVLFLDEPTAGVDVNLRKSMWDVVERLRASGVTIILTTHYIEEAEEIADRIGVINGGEILLVEDKAALMSKLGRKQLRVDLAHPLDGVPDVLSGYNLTLEGDGHCLIYDYDTSAERTGITTLLAALAEAGIRLKDISTRQSSLEDIFVEIVGAGR, encoded by the coding sequence ATGGCGCCAATCGTTTCCGTTTCCAATCTGTCGAAGACTTATGCCTCCGGCTTCAAGGCGCTGAAGGGCGTCAGCCTCGATATCGAGGAAGGCGAGATCCTGGCGTTGCTCGGGCCGAACGGCGCCGGCAAGACGACGCTGATCTCGATCATCTGCGGCATCGTCAATCCGAGCGGCGGAACGGTGATGGTCGGGGGGCACGACGTGGTGCGCGATTTCCGCGAGACCCGCGCGATGATCGGGCTCGTGCCGCAGGAGCTGACCACCGACGCTTTCGAAACCGTCTGGAACACGGTCACCTTCTCCCGCGGGCTGCACGGCAAGAAGCCGAACCCCGCCCATATCGAAAAGGTGCTGAAGGACCTGTCGCTCTGGGACAAGAAGGACAACATGTTGCGCGAGCTTTCGGGCGGCATGAAGCGGCGCGTGCTGATCGCCAAGGCGCTGTCGCATGAGCCGCGGGTCCTCTTCCTCGACGAGCCGACGGCCGGCGTCGACGTCAACCTGCGCAAGAGCATGTGGGACGTGGTCGAGCGGCTGCGCGCCTCGGGCGTGACGATCATCCTGACGACGCACTACATCGAAGAGGCGGAAGAAATCGCCGACCGCATCGGCGTCATCAACGGCGGCGAGATCCTGCTGGTCGAAGACAAGGCGGCGCTGATGTCGAAGCTCGGGCGCAAGCAGTTGCGCGTCGATCTCGCCCATCCGCTGGACGGCGTGCCTGACGTGCTCTCGGGTTACAACCTGACGCTCGAAGGCGACGGCCATTGTCTGATCTACGATTATGACACCAGCGCCGAGCGGACCGGGATCACCACCTTGCTCGCCGCCTTGGCCGAAGCCGGCATCAGGCTCAAGGACATTTCCACGCGACAGAGCTCGTTGGAAGACATTTTCGTCGAAATCGTGGGGGCAGGGCGATGA